One Photobacterium sp. TY1-4 genomic window carries:
- a CDS encoding Lrp/AsnC family transcriptional regulator, which translates to MRLDRYDVKILQILQHNGRITKSHLADAINLSVSPCWERVKKLEAAGIIEGYGARINRELLVKCTAVLVEIALKQHHAEAFRRFESYIAECTAVTECYATGGGVDYILKVQTEDIDQYQRLIDRWLDADLGIERYFTYIVTKTIKRDEPVLNLSPHLLR; encoded by the coding sequence ATGCGACTTGATCGCTATGATGTGAAAATTTTGCAGATATTGCAGCACAACGGCCGGATCACCAAATCGCATCTGGCCGATGCCATCAACTTGTCCGTCAGCCCGTGCTGGGAGCGGGTGAAAAAGCTCGAAGCCGCCGGGATCATTGAGGGATACGGCGCCCGGATTAACCGGGAGCTGCTGGTTAAATGTACCGCCGTGCTGGTGGAGATTGCCCTGAAACAGCACCATGCCGAAGCGTTCCGCCGTTTTGAATCTTATATTGCCGAGTGCACTGCCGTCACCGAATGTTATGCCACCGGCGGCGGGGTGGACTATATCCTCAAAGTGCAAACCGAAGATATTGATCAGTACCAGCGCCTGATCGATCGCTGGCTTGATGCTGATCTCGGCATTGAGCGCTACTTTACCTACATTGTAACCAAGACCATCAAGCGCGATGAGCCGGTGCTGAACCTCTCGCCACACCTGCTGCGCTGA
- the doeB gene encoding N(2)-acetyl-L-2,4-diaminobutanoate deacetylase DoeB, translating into MQPTSMSASVDFDLDGVQHGFLKLPYSHDGSAWGAVMIPITVVKNGDGPTALLTGGNHGDEYEGITSLLKLSHQLRSEMITGRVMIVPMMNHPAVENGSRTSPIDRGNLNRAFPGDPTGSVTEKIADYFNRYLVPRCQYALDIHSGGKTLDIIPFAAAHRLGDPEQEAACWQAARLFGAPYTMRMVEMDPAGLYDTAVESQGKVFVTTELGGGGSSTPASIACADRGIRNFLRVAGILRDEVELPAQPTRELDMADASCYLQSEHHGIAAFEVPLGAAVREGDVIAGIYSMERTGEPPHIYRAQRDGMLAARRHPALVNMGDTIAVIARVLSE; encoded by the coding sequence ATGCAACCGACATCGATGAGCGCCAGCGTGGATTTTGATCTGGACGGTGTACAGCACGGGTTTTTGAAGTTGCCCTATTCCCATGATGGTTCCGCCTGGGGCGCGGTGATGATCCCGATCACTGTGGTGAAAAATGGTGACGGTCCGACGGCGCTGCTGACCGGCGGGAACCATGGTGATGAATATGAAGGGATCACCAGCTTGCTCAAGCTCTCGCATCAGCTCAGGTCGGAGATGATCACCGGACGGGTGATGATCGTGCCGATGATGAATCACCCGGCGGTGGAGAATGGCTCGCGAACCTCGCCAATAGATCGGGGCAATTTAAACCGGGCATTTCCGGGTGATCCGACCGGCAGCGTGACGGAAAAAATTGCTGATTATTTCAATCGTTATCTGGTGCCACGGTGCCAATATGCGTTGGATATTCACTCCGGTGGCAAGACTCTGGATATCATCCCGTTTGCTGCGGCGCATCGTCTGGGTGATCCGGAGCAGGAGGCGGCCTGCTGGCAGGCGGCGAGATTGTTCGGTGCGCCCTATACCATGCGGATGGTGGAGATGGATCCTGCCGGACTCTATGACACTGCCGTTGAGTCGCAGGGAAAGGTGTTTGTCACCACGGAGCTGGGCGGCGGCGGGAGCAGCACACCGGCGTCGATTGCTTGTGCCGATCGCGGGATCCGCAATTTTCTCCGGGTGGCCGGTATTTTGCGTGATGAGGTTGAGCTGCCAGCCCAACCCACCCGGGAGTTGGACATGGCTGATGCCAGTTGCTATCTGCAAAGTGAGCATCATGGGATCGCCGCGTTTGAGGTGCCGCTGGGCGCAGCTGTCCGCGAAGGCGATGTGATTGCCGGCATCTACTCAATGGAACGGACGGGGGAGCCGCCTCACATCTACCGGGCGCAGCGCGATGGCATGCTGGCTGCCCGCCGTCATCCGGCGCTGGTCAATATGGGAGATACGATTGCCGTAATTGCCCGGGTGCTGTCTGAGTAG
- a CDS encoding aspartate aminotransferase family protein codes for MNKQTQTLLALDRQCVFHASTHLKQYAAGQVPGRVVTGGHGIRIQDSEDRELIDGFAGLYCVNIGYGRTEMAEAIYEQAKQLAYYHTYVGHTNEAVVNLSERLLAMAPNGMSKVYYGMSGSDANETQLKLVWYYNNVLGRPEKKKVIARERGYHGSSIASGSMTGLPLFHAHFDLPLDRIKHTVAPYYYRRDDESMTELEFSRFCADQLEAQILAEGPETVAAMIAEPVLGTGGIVPPPEGYWQAIRQVLDKYDVLLIADEVVCGFGRLGAAFGSILYDMKPDLITVAKGLTSAYQPLSGVMVGEKVWQTLEAGTDTWGAFGHGYTYSGHPLGAAAALCNLDIIARENLIDNARDVGAYLQQQMNAAFSEHPLVGESRGIGMLHALEFSSDRQQRGHFDPNLKVGPQVAAACLEQGLIARAMPHGDILGFAPPLIATRADVDQIVAKTIRAVNQVVDQLVTSKQWQPR; via the coding sequence ATGAATAAACAAACGCAAACCTTACTGGCGCTGGACCGTCAATGTGTGTTTCACGCCTCAACCCACCTGAAGCAGTATGCCGCCGGGCAAGTGCCGGGTCGGGTGGTGACCGGCGGCCACGGGATCCGTATTCAGGACTCGGAAGACCGGGAACTGATTGACGGCTTTGCCGGCCTCTATTGCGTCAATATCGGCTATGGGCGTACCGAGATGGCTGAGGCGATTTATGAGCAGGCGAAACAGCTGGCCTATTATCACACCTACGTCGGCCATACCAACGAGGCGGTGGTGAACCTGTCTGAGCGATTGCTGGCCATGGCGCCGAACGGGATGAGCAAGGTCTATTACGGCATGTCGGGCAGTGATGCTAATGAAACCCAGCTCAAGCTGGTGTGGTATTACAATAATGTGCTCGGGCGGCCGGAGAAGAAGAAAGTCATTGCCAGGGAGCGTGGCTACCACGGCTCCAGCATTGCGTCGGGCTCGATGACCGGGCTGCCTCTGTTTCACGCTCACTTTGATTTACCGCTGGATCGCATCAAGCACACCGTCGCGCCGTATTACTACCGCCGTGATGACGAGAGCATGACGGAGCTTGAGTTTTCCCGGTTCTGTGCCGATCAACTGGAGGCGCAGATCCTGGCCGAGGGTCCGGAGACCGTTGCCGCCATGATTGCCGAGCCGGTGCTGGGCACCGGGGGCATAGTCCCGCCACCGGAAGGGTACTGGCAGGCGATCCGTCAGGTGCTGGATAAATATGATGTCTTGTTGATTGCCGATGAAGTGGTGTGTGGTTTTGGCCGTCTCGGCGCGGCATTCGGCTCGATTTTATATGACATGAAACCGGATTTGATCACCGTCGCGAAAGGACTGACGTCTGCCTACCAGCCGCTATCCGGGGTGATGGTCGGGGAAAAAGTATGGCAAACCCTGGAAGCGGGGACCGATACCTGGGGTGCCTTCGGTCATGGGTATACCTATTCCGGCCACCCACTCGGTGCGGCTGCGGCGTTGTGCAATCTGGATATCATTGCTCGGGAAAATTTGATCGACAATGCCCGCGATGTCGGGGCGTATCTGCAACAGCAAATGAATGCGGCGTTTAGCGAGCATCCGCTGGTCGGAGAAAGTCGCGGGATCGGCATGCTGCATGCGCTGGAGTTCTCGTCTGATCGGCAGCAGCGGGGTCATTTTGATCCCAACCTGAAAGTCGGCCCCCAAGTGGCGGCGGCCTGCCTTGAGCAAGGGTTGATCGCCCGGGCGATGCCGCATGGTGATATTCTGGGTTTTGCCCCGCCGCTGATCGCGACTCGCGCCGATGTCGATCAGATCGTGGCGAAAACAATTCGGGCAGTGAATCAGGTGGTGGATCAACTGGTGACCAGCAAGCAATGGCAACCCCGGTAG
- a CDS encoding asparagine synthase-related protein, whose product MAILAGYISLTKQPDPEMIRQLSRVFAEYPTEQLQRFACPQGVLLQYDFDAYHQPAWLQNETQFATLIGHPLLTHDRQADLVTLANAAANRPQVLHSCEGVFCLAHFDRLQPKLTVATDPLGLRPFYWMPYQSGYLFSSRLSLFKQLNLPLTTNTDALCELATLGYTLLDHTPYTEVRCAYPGEIITISAEGFHTERYFDWTALANRTVPFEEALCGVDQAFQQVFAKTTQGSERALTTLSGGLDSRLIACEMLRRKMPFKAFNFSQQQSQDLDCAQIFAEQNQIDLEVIQVRDTQAHSVEQKIGHYWRRLAHPDYDSVTRPQLAWSGNGGSVGMGLIYFSDKVYRAAKTQNLETLIHAYLEQQFAYLPQSVVNHARHLQNRLIDNLKQAFAPLRTLPLEKAYQLFLFLNDQHHHLSLPAEHIAEYQMEFFHPFYSWKVLQYPLSQPVEKVRKHAFYHAWLKQSYPNALKSPWQAYPGHLPCPIALENNASSQSQWQFKRRQLVPLSDILSSWLTVIRFSRHNLIKKAPFTLLCLMHLLGVKNALTQLNTAKQFTQW is encoded by the coding sequence ATGGCTATCCTTGCAGGTTATATCTCATTGACCAAACAACCCGACCCCGAGATGATTCGGCAACTGTCACGGGTCTTTGCCGAGTATCCCACCGAACAATTGCAACGCTTTGCTTGCCCGCAGGGCGTGTTACTGCAGTATGACTTTGATGCTTACCATCAGCCCGCCTGGTTGCAGAATGAAACGCAATTTGCGACGCTGATTGGCCATCCGCTACTCACTCACGACCGCCAAGCTGATTTGGTCACCCTCGCCAACGCTGCAGCCAACCGTCCGCAAGTGCTGCATTCGTGCGAAGGGGTGTTTTGTCTGGCGCACTTTGATCGGCTGCAGCCCAAATTAACCGTCGCGACCGATCCTTTGGGCTTGCGCCCCTTTTACTGGATGCCCTATCAAAGCGGCTACCTGTTCAGCTCCCGGCTTAGCCTGTTCAAACAGCTAAACCTGCCGCTGACCACCAATACCGACGCGCTGTGTGAACTGGCAACCCTGGGCTATACCCTGCTCGACCATACCCCTTATACGGAAGTTCGCTGCGCGTATCCGGGCGAAATCATCACCATTTCTGCCGAGGGATTTCATACCGAGCGCTATTTTGACTGGACGGCGTTAGCCAACCGAACCGTGCCGTTTGAGGAGGCGTTGTGTGGGGTTGATCAAGCCTTTCAACAGGTTTTCGCCAAAACCACCCAAGGCTCTGAGAGAGCACTCACCACGTTATCCGGCGGGCTGGACTCCCGGCTCATTGCCTGTGAAATGTTGCGCCGAAAAATGCCGTTCAAAGCGTTTAACTTTTCCCAACAGCAAAGCCAGGATCTCGACTGTGCCCAAATCTTCGCCGAGCAGAACCAAATCGATCTGGAAGTGATTCAAGTCCGGGATACGCAGGCCCACTCCGTCGAGCAGAAAATCGGCCACTACTGGCGACGTCTGGCCCATCCGGACTACGACAGCGTCACCCGGCCACAACTGGCCTGGTCCGGCAACGGCGGAAGCGTCGGCATGGGCCTGATCTACTTCAGCGATAAAGTCTATCGGGCCGCCAAAACTCAGAATTTGGAGACGCTGATCCACGCCTATCTGGAGCAGCAGTTTGCCTATCTGCCACAATCTGTGGTCAACCATGCCCGACACCTGCAGAACCGGCTGATCGACAACCTCAAACAAGCCTTCGCCCCCCTGCGCACGCTCCCGCTGGAGAAAGCCTACCAGTTGTTTCTGTTCCTCAACGATCAGCATCACCACCTGTCCCTGCCCGCCGAGCACATCGCCGAGTATCAGATGGAGTTCTTCCATCCGTTTTATTCATGGAAAGTGTTGCAATATCCACTGTCCCAGCCGGTGGAAAAAGTTCGAAAACACGCGTTCTATCATGCCTGGCTCAAGCAGTCCTATCCGAATGCCCTGAAATCGCCATGGCAGGCCTATCCGGGTCATCTGCCTTGCCCTATCGCGCTGGAAAACAATGCTTCATCACAATCACAGTGGCAGTTCAAGCGTCGTCAACTGGTGCCGTTGAGCGACATATTGTCCAGTTGGCTGACCGTGATCCGATTCAGCCGCCATAATCTGATCAAGAAAGCGCCCTTTACCCTGCTCTGCCTGATGCATCTACTGGGCGTTAAAAATGCACTGACCCAGCTCAATACAGCGAAGCAGTTTACTCAGTGGTAG
- the eat gene encoding ethanolamine permease, protein MSNSNNRAVESEAGTDDYLSKRQLKKGVAGWVLLASLGVSYVISGDFAGWNFGLERAGFGGMLLATIIMGLMYMCLVLSLAEMSSSIPTAGGGYSFARRALGPLGGFLTGTAILLEYAIAPAAIAIFIGGYVNELIGIDGPVVYAGFYCVFVGIHLWGAGEALRIMMGITVLAVIAIVVFVLGMLPHFDVNNLFTIPANPDVAGASAFLPEGYVGIWAALPFAMWLFLAVEGVPLAAEEASNPAKDMPRGIIASMVILLIFAAAVLFLVPGGAGAEAMKSHSAPLVGALQFVYGADSMAAKFVNIVGLFGLIASFFSIIYAYSRQVFALSRAGYLPRFLSLSGERKVPVWALIVPGILGFLLSLTGEGDLMITMAVFGATVSYALMSLSHIILRRKEPQLARPYKTPGGTLTSGIALVLSLIALASTFVVSTQAALWSALFYVVMLTYFLLYSRHRIVANAPEEEFALIANAESELS, encoded by the coding sequence ATGTCTAACAGCAATAACCGAGCAGTCGAAAGTGAAGCAGGAACTGACGACTATTTGAGTAAGCGTCAGTTAAAAAAAGGCGTGGCCGGCTGGGTCCTTCTCGCCAGCCTCGGCGTCTCATATGTGATTTCCGGTGATTTCGCCGGATGGAACTTTGGTCTGGAGCGCGCAGGTTTTGGGGGCATGCTGTTAGCCACCATCATCATGGGCCTGATGTACATGTGTCTGGTTCTCAGTCTGGCTGAAATGTCATCCTCCATCCCGACCGCCGGGGGCGGCTACAGTTTTGCCCGCCGCGCCCTGGGTCCGCTGGGGGGCTTTCTCACCGGCACGGCAATCCTGCTGGAATACGCCATTGCACCCGCCGCCATTGCCATATTCATCGGCGGTTACGTCAACGAGCTGATCGGCATCGACGGCCCTGTGGTGTATGCCGGGTTTTACTGCGTCTTCGTCGGGATCCACCTCTGGGGTGCCGGAGAAGCGCTGCGCATTATGATGGGGATTACCGTACTCGCCGTCATTGCGATTGTCGTGTTTGTCCTGGGGATGTTGCCGCATTTTGATGTCAATAACCTTTTCACCATCCCAGCAAACCCGGATGTCGCCGGTGCCAGTGCTTTCCTGCCTGAAGGGTATGTCGGGATCTGGGCTGCGCTGCCATTTGCCATGTGGCTGTTCCTGGCTGTTGAAGGGGTGCCACTGGCCGCCGAAGAAGCCAGTAACCCGGCCAAGGATATGCCACGCGGCATCATTGCTTCGATGGTCATTCTGCTGATCTTTGCCGCTGCTGTCCTGTTCCTGGTCCCGGGTGGTGCGGGTGCCGAAGCGATGAAATCACACAGTGCGCCGTTGGTGGGAGCGTTGCAGTTTGTCTACGGCGCCGATTCCATGGCCGCCAAGTTCGTCAACATCGTCGGCCTGTTCGGTCTGATCGCCAGCTTCTTCTCCATCATCTACGCCTACTCGCGTCAGGTGTTTGCCCTGTCCCGCGCCGGTTATCTGCCCCGCTTCCTGTCGCTGTCCGGTGAGCGCAAGGTGCCGGTCTGGGCACTGATTGTCCCGGGGATCCTCGGCTTTCTGCTTTCACTGACCGGCGAAGGTGACCTGATGATCACCATGGCTGTCTTCGGTGCCACGGTTTCTTACGCCCTGATGAGCCTGTCGCACATCATCCTACGCCGTAAAGAGCCACAGCTGGCGCGTCCGTACAAAACACCGGGCGGTACCCTGACTTCAGGTATTGCGCTGGTGCTATCGCTGATTGCCCTGGCATCGACCTTCGTGGTCAGCACCCAGGCCGCCCTGTGGTCAGCCCTGTTCTATGTCGTCATGCTGACGTACTTCTTGCTCTACAGCCGCCACCGCATCGTGGCCAACGCGCCAGAAGAAGAATTTGCCCTGATTGCCAACGCAGAATCAGAGCTGAGTTAA
- a CDS encoding nucleotidyltransferase family protein yields the protein MTKRQAMATATNAQQQIFDWVSQDPLRQQALACVSQLNLPQGYIAAGFVRNLVWDRLHHYAETTPLNDVDVIYFDPAEADPQTSERYESQLKAQLPQLNWQVRNQARMHVRNGDRPYQSVLDAMSFWVEKETAVAIRQIAPQRYACIAAFGLESLFQLQVTHNPKRSGSVFEDRLQSKHWLRQWPKLTVVK from the coding sequence ATGACGAAGCGACAAGCGATGGCCACCGCCACGAACGCACAACAGCAGATTTTCGATTGGGTGTCTCAGGATCCACTGCGCCAGCAGGCGCTGGCGTGCGTCAGCCAGCTGAACTTACCCCAAGGTTATATTGCCGCGGGATTTGTCCGGAACCTGGTCTGGGACAGGTTGCATCATTACGCTGAAACGACCCCGCTCAATGATGTCGACGTGATCTACTTTGACCCGGCAGAAGCCGATCCGCAGACTAGCGAGAGATACGAATCCCAGTTGAAGGCGCAATTGCCGCAACTGAACTGGCAGGTCCGGAATCAGGCCCGGATGCATGTGCGCAATGGGGACCGCCCCTACCAGAGCGTGCTGGATGCGATGTCTTTCTGGGTGGAAAAAGAAACGGCGGTCGCCATCCGGCAAATCGCCCCGCAGCGCTATGCATGTATTGCCGCGTTTGGCCTGGAATCTTTATTTCAACTGCAAGTGACGCACAATCCCAAACGGTCTGGCAGTGTTTTTGAAGACCGGTTGCAATCCAAGCACTGGCTTCGGCAGTGGCCGAAGCTGACGGTCGTCAAGTGA
- the doeA gene encoding ectoine hydrolase DoeA (DoeA (degradation of ectoine A) is also called EutD (ectoine utilization D).) has translation MRGVAMSFSLEEYQSRLAKVRFSMEAQELDVLIIHDPSNMSWLTGYDGWSFYVPQCVVVGPSGDPIWFGRVQDANGAYRTVYMAKENVTFYPDHYVMNLPLHPMEFLVEAVLAPKLWDRGRIGVEKDNYYFSATAYEALTTHMPNASLIDATGLVNWCRAVKSDQELTYMYTAARIVENMHRVAFDMIEPGLPKHHLVAELNRHAVLGHDGYYGDYAAIVPLLPSGADASAPHLTWDDRPFQKGEGTFFEIAGAHRRYHCPLSRTIFLGEPGDKFKRADEALTRGIEAGLEVARPGNTCADIANALNDVLDKAGFSRNGARCGYPIGLSYPPDWGERTMSLRATDNTVLQEGMTFHFMPGLWFEDWGLETTESIVITRFGAKTLCDFPRHLFVKH, from the coding sequence ATGAGAGGCGTTGCAATGTCGTTTTCTTTGGAAGAATACCAATCCCGGTTAGCCAAAGTCAGATTTTCAATGGAAGCGCAGGAGCTGGATGTTCTGATCATTCATGATCCGTCGAATATGTCCTGGCTCACCGGCTATGATGGTTGGTCATTCTATGTGCCCCAATGCGTGGTGGTGGGGCCGAGCGGCGATCCGATCTGGTTTGGCCGGGTGCAGGATGCCAACGGGGCGTACCGAACCGTGTATATGGCGAAAGAAAATGTCACCTTCTACCCGGATCATTACGTGATGAACTTACCGCTGCATCCGATGGAATTTCTGGTCGAAGCCGTGTTGGCGCCGAAATTATGGGATCGGGGCCGGATTGGGGTCGAGAAAGACAACTATTATTTCAGCGCCACCGCTTACGAAGCGCTGACCACCCATATGCCCAATGCTTCTCTGATTGATGCCACCGGACTGGTGAACTGGTGTCGGGCGGTGAAATCGGATCAAGAGCTGACTTATATGTATACCGCCGCCCGGATCGTAGAAAACATGCACCGGGTGGCGTTCGACATGATTGAACCGGGCTTGCCCAAACATCACCTGGTGGCGGAGCTGAACCGCCATGCGGTGCTTGGCCATGACGGGTATTACGGCGACTACGCGGCGATTGTGCCGCTGTTGCCGTCTGGTGCGGATGCATCGGCGCCGCATCTCACCTGGGATGATCGCCCGTTCCAGAAAGGGGAAGGGACTTTCTTCGAGATCGCCGGTGCCCACCGGCGCTATCACTGCCCGCTGTCGCGGACCATTTTTCTCGGCGAGCCGGGGGATAAATTCAAGCGGGCGGATGAGGCCTTAACCCGTGGCATTGAGGCCGGACTGGAAGTCGCGCGGCCGGGCAATACCTGCGCCGACATTGCCAATGCGCTCAATGATGTGCTGGATAAAGCCGGTTTTTCCCGCAATGGTGCCCGTTGCGGCTATCCGATTGGGCTCAGTTACCCGCCGGATTGGGGAGAGCGAACCATGAGCCTGCGGGCCACCGACAACACGGTGTTGCAGGAAGGGATGACCTTTCATTTCATGCCCGGCTTGTGGTTTGAAGACTGGGGACTGGAGACCACCGAGAGTATTGTGATCACCCGGTTTGGGGCCAAAACACTCTGCGACTTTCCGCGTCATCTATTCGTCAAACATTAA
- a CDS encoding LysR family transcriptional regulator, which translates to MKGFGFDLRALEVFVTTAQAGNMTLAANQLRLTQSSVSQTISALESNLNVALLDRSVRPMELTVAGRYFYDQSCHLLSQAEKTHQVMSKGDFQKLHLLRVAMVDSLATSLGQPLVEVIKRHTESWTISTGRSHMHAQALLTRHVDIIISDDALEDNAFLSRHRILREPFVLVVPSRLAKSYPSFHHLLRELDFVRYTSDSLIGTTIERYLRRLDVNAPSHMQLDNTFAVLSSVAAGLGWTITTPLCLFQSGLTRDKLTCLPLPADEPLHRNLTLVSRPNELGKLPQILAGDSRQIMTEKFLPGVLRELPWLEKELTVG; encoded by the coding sequence TTGAAAGGATTCGGATTCGATCTCCGGGCGCTGGAGGTCTTTGTTACCACCGCCCAGGCCGGCAATATGACGCTGGCCGCGAACCAGCTCAGACTCACCCAATCTTCAGTCTCGCAAACTATCTCCGCCCTCGAAAGCAATCTCAATGTTGCGCTGCTTGATCGCAGTGTCCGCCCAATGGAACTCACCGTGGCCGGCCGGTATTTTTATGATCAGTCGTGCCATTTGCTGTCGCAGGCCGAGAAAACCCACCAGGTAATGTCGAAAGGTGATTTTCAGAAACTCCATCTGCTGCGCGTGGCTATGGTCGACTCCCTGGCGACCTCGCTGGGCCAGCCGCTGGTCGAAGTCATCAAACGGCATACCGAAAGCTGGACCATCAGCACCGGGCGCTCCCACATGCATGCCCAGGCCCTGCTGACCCGACATGTCGACATCATTATTTCCGATGATGCCCTGGAAGATAACGCTTTTCTCAGCCGCCACCGCATCCTGCGCGAGCCCTTTGTGCTGGTGGTGCCCAGCCGGTTGGCCAAGTCTTATCCGTCGTTCCATCATCTGCTGCGAGAGCTTGATTTTGTCCGCTATACCAGCGACTCCCTCATCGGCACCACCATTGAACGCTACCTGCGGCGGCTGGATGTCAATGCCCCTTCGCATATGCAGCTGGATAACACCTTCGCCGTGCTCTCCAGTGTCGCCGCCGGTTTAGGCTGGACCATCACCACCCCACTCTGCCTGTTTCAGAGCGGCTTAACCCGCGACAAACTGACCTGCCTGCCGCTCCCGGCCGATGAGCCCCTGCACCGTAATCTGACCCTGGTCAGCCGCCCCAACGAGCTGGGGAAACTCCCGCAAATCCTTGCCGGAGACAGCCGCCAAATCATGACCGAAAAATTCCTGCCGGGCGTCTTACGCGAGCTACCCTGGCTGGAAAAAGAGCTAACAGTCGGCTAA
- a CDS encoding RidA family protein, producing the protein MKNTNAQHALKHHNPTALFNPTPFGFCHSVSAPSSGELVFISGQSGGEDLDHTLSHDFSRQVEFTLKNLGIALAEYGLQFEDIVKITVLIVDHNADKLAIWSDAVSRTWDPAHLPASTLIPVPALALKGMQIEVDAIAFKAHDRETVMSESLAE; encoded by the coding sequence ATGAAAAATACAAATGCTCAACATGCCCTCAAGCACCATAACCCTACCGCGTTGTTTAACCCGACTCCCTTTGGTTTCTGCCACAGCGTTTCCGCTCCCAGCTCGGGCGAGCTGGTATTTATCTCCGGTCAGAGTGGCGGTGAAGATCTCGATCATACCCTGAGTCATGATTTCAGCCGCCAGGTTGAATTTACCCTCAAGAACCTCGGCATTGCGTTGGCCGAGTATGGATTGCAGTTCGAAGATATCGTCAAAATTACCGTGCTGATTGTCGATCACAACGCGGACAAACTGGCAATCTGGAGCGACGCCGTCAGCCGCACCTGGGATCCGGCGCATCTGCCGGCCAGCACTTTGATCCCGGTCCCGGCACTGGCCCTGAAAGGGATGCAGATTGAAGTGGATGCCATCGCGTTCAAAGCCCACGATCGCGAAACTGTCATGTCCGAATCATTGGCTGAATAA
- a CDS encoding GFA family protein: MSQNYKGSCLCGAVRFVVDGFSPKAVHCHCSMCRKFHGAAFGTLVGVSGLKWLAGTQSLQDFTAPNGTVRTFCRVCGSSLGFRVKGASAADIELAIATFDDDIPVQVDAHIYTNYKANWCELQDPLPKFGEGRLT; encoded by the coding sequence GTGAGTCAGAATTACAAAGGAAGTTGTTTGTGCGGGGCGGTTCGGTTTGTGGTGGATGGATTCAGCCCGAAAGCGGTCCATTGTCACTGCAGTATGTGCCGAAAATTTCATGGTGCTGCTTTTGGGACGCTGGTTGGTGTGTCCGGACTGAAGTGGCTTGCCGGGACACAATCGCTGCAAGACTTTACCGCGCCCAACGGGACCGTACGTACCTTCTGTCGGGTGTGCGGCTCAAGTCTTGGATTTCGGGTCAAAGGTGCTTCTGCGGCTGACATCGAACTGGCCATCGCCACGTTTGATGATGACATTCCGGTTCAGGTTGATGCTCATATTTACACCAATTATAAAGCCAACTGGTGTGAGCTTCAGGATCCGCTGCCGAAGTTTGGCGAGGGGCGCCTAACCTAG